Within the Primulina huaijiensis isolate GDHJ02 unplaced genomic scaffold, ASM1229523v2 scaffold201079, whole genome shotgun sequence genome, the region ACAGATGAGGAGCGAATGGAGATAGTTGATAAAATCTGTGTCATGGCGAGGTCTTCTCCTTTCGACAAACTTCTGATGGTGCAGTGCCTGAAAAGAAAAGGCCATGTTGTGGCAGTGACTGGAGATGGCACAAATGATGCACCTGCACTGAAGGAAGCTGATATAGGCCTGTCAATGGGGATCCAAGGTACAGAAGTGGCAAAAGAAAGTTCGGATATTGTAATCTTGGACGATAACTTTGCTTCAGTTGCTACAGTTTTGATGTGGGGAAGATGTGTTTAcaacaatattcagaaattcATCCAGTTTCAGCTAACAGTAAATGTAGCAGCTCTT harbors:
- the LOC140966181 gene encoding calcium-transporting ATPase 12, plasma membrane-type-like, with amino-acid sequence TGDNVFTAKAIATECGILHPNQEANDGMVIQGVEFRGYTDEERMEIVDKICVMARSSPFDKLLMVQCLKRKGHVVAVTGDGTNDAPALKEADIGLSMGIQGTEVAKESSDIVILDDNFASVATVLMWGRCVYNNIQKFIQFQLTVNVAALVINFVAAVSAGEVPLTAVQLLWVNLI